The following are encoded together in the Halobaculum limi genome:
- a CDS encoding S9 family peptidase, with amino-acid sequence MSDTISIAEIASLPTFYTPVASEDGDEVAVFYDGSGQLELYTLDVETGERTRVSDGNVPQDLKYPPRFGPDGERIYFHADEGGDEQNDVMAIDRDGSVTPVVENDSQIVLADVAPDGRLLYASDEGTQMNLYVRHPDGETAQVTDYDLPVRAGVFDPSGEQIAYAANESADLNNTDAYVAAADGTAPRRLDVGEDGAETEPIAWHPDGDRLLLSDDSTDTTRCGVYDLTTDEVRWYTDDGVVESPVAFLADDERFVAERTHECAVTPVVYDVETGESRTLDVPTGVASFPYLSSYRETAVVSETEVLFSYETPTQRPRLVVYDVETDSTRTLMAPEYGSIDPDRFVDCSYERFESHDGLDIEALVYDAGTRPSPVVVKVHGGPAGQDQRGFDLYAQFLVDRGYSVLEVNYRGSTGRGRAFKNAINGDLGGAEQGDIAAGTRWIAEQEWVDEDRIAVVGGSYGGYSTFMQLLTYPDLYAAGIARVGITDWRALYEESMPHFQAYAERMLGDPEENADLYRERSPVTQVDNLDAPLCIVHGVNDPRCPISQARLFREKLEAAGFEEGPDFEYVELSEGHGSTDIDQKIRSFELMEEFLTDRVPVASEPAAADD; translated from the coding sequence CTGGAACTGTACACGCTCGACGTCGAGACGGGGGAGCGAACACGGGTCAGCGACGGGAACGTCCCGCAGGACCTGAAGTACCCACCGCGGTTCGGGCCTGACGGGGAGCGCATCTACTTCCACGCGGACGAGGGTGGCGACGAGCAGAACGACGTGATGGCGATCGACCGTGACGGGTCTGTCACGCCGGTCGTCGAGAACGACAGCCAGATCGTTCTCGCCGACGTCGCGCCCGACGGTCGCCTGCTCTACGCGAGCGACGAGGGCACGCAGATGAACCTCTACGTCCGACACCCGGACGGCGAGACGGCCCAGGTGACGGACTACGACCTCCCGGTCAGAGCCGGCGTCTTCGACCCGAGCGGAGAACAGATCGCGTACGCCGCGAACGAGTCTGCCGACCTGAACAACACGGATGCCTACGTCGCGGCCGCCGACGGGACTGCCCCACGACGACTCGACGTGGGCGAAGACGGCGCGGAGACGGAACCGATCGCGTGGCATCCCGACGGGGACCGTCTCCTCCTGTCGGACGACTCGACGGACACGACCCGGTGTGGTGTCTACGACCTCACGACCGACGAGGTGAGGTGGTACACCGACGACGGCGTCGTCGAGTCGCCGGTCGCGTTTCTCGCGGACGACGAGCGATTCGTCGCCGAACGGACCCACGAGTGTGCGGTCACGCCGGTCGTGTACGACGTGGAGACTGGCGAGAGCAGGACGCTTGACGTCCCGACTGGTGTCGCGTCGTTCCCGTATCTGTCGTCGTACCGGGAGACGGCCGTGGTGTCTGAGACGGAGGTGCTGTTCAGTTACGAGACACCGACTCAGCGCCCACGACTCGTCGTGTACGACGTCGAGACGGATTCGACGCGGACGCTGATGGCCCCCGAATACGGGTCGATCGACCCGGACCGGTTCGTCGACTGCTCGTACGAGCGGTTCGAGTCGCACGACGGACTCGACATCGAGGCGCTGGTGTACGACGCCGGGACCCGTCCGAGTCCCGTCGTCGTAAAGGTCCACGGCGGGCCTGCGGGGCAAGATCAGCGTGGCTTCGACCTCTACGCACAGTTCCTCGTCGACCGCGGCTACTCGGTGCTGGAAGTGAACTACCGTGGATCGACCGGCCGCGGCCGGGCGTTCAAGAACGCCATCAACGGCGACCTCGGCGGGGCCGAACAGGGCGACATCGCGGCGGGAACCCGGTGGATCGCCGAGCAGGAGTGGGTCGACGAAGACCGAATCGCCGTCGTCGGTGGTTCCTACGGCGGCTACTCGACGTTCATGCAACTGCTGACGTATCCCGACCTGTACGCCGCCGGCATCGCCAGGGTGGGGATCACCGACTGGCGAGCGCTGTACGAGGAGTCGATGCCCCACTTCCAGGCGTACGCCGAACGGATGCTCGGCGACCCGGAGGAGAACGCCGATCTGTACCGAGAGCGGTCGCCGGTCACCCAAGTCGACAATCTCGACGCTCCGCTCTGTATCGTCCACGGTGTCAACGACCCCCGGTGTCCGATCAGCCAGGCACGCCTGTTCCGCGAGAAACTCGAAGCCGCCGGGTTCGAGGAGGGCCCCGACTTCGAGTACGTCGAACTCAGCGAGGGCCACGGGTCGACCGACATCGACCAGAAGATCAGGTCGTTCGAGTTGATGGAGGAGTTCCTCACCGATCGCGTGCCGGTAGCGTCCGAACCGGCGGCGGCAGACGACTGA
- a CDS encoding MaoC family dehydratase, with protein sequence MPVATVGDTVTASREVTTDRIDAYADLTGDDNPIHLDDDYAAHTMFGGRIAHGMFGVGVISAALASLPGDIIYLNQDCGFEAPVRPGETVTAEATVVEDLGSDRVRVETVATVDDEVVIDGEATVLSVPHEA encoded by the coding sequence ATGCCAGTCGCGACCGTCGGCGATACCGTCACCGCCTCCCGTGAAGTCACAACCGACCGCATCGACGCGTACGCCGACCTCACCGGCGACGACAACCCGATCCACCTCGACGACGACTACGCCGCCCACACGATGTTCGGCGGCCGCATCGCCCACGGGATGTTCGGCGTCGGCGTCATCAGCGCGGCGCTGGCGTCGCTTCCCGGAGACATCATCTACCTGAACCAAGACTGTGGCTTCGAGGCCCCAGTTCGCCCCGGCGAGACGGTCACGGCAGAGGCGACCGTCGTGGAGGATTTGGGTAGCGACCGGGTTCGCGTGGAGACGGTCGCGACCGTCGACGACGAGGTCGTTATCGACGGAGAGGCGACTGTGCTGTCGGTTCCACACGAGGCGTGA
- a CDS encoding alpha/beta fold hydrolase has protein sequence MRPTVQTADHDGVAIAYEERGHDPTTAETVVLCEGLGYGRWMWNWQAEALAESYHVLLWDNRGTGESDVPEGPYTIEEMAGDLEAVLADVGVDSAHVVGASMGGMVAQRYALAYDRAASLTLVCTSPGGPDAAPTPEATLERMFSVPDDADAREAIRYKMEPAVSEGFIERNEDLVERIVDWRLDSDAPPSARQAQGAAVQAFDASDELDAIDVPTLVLHGTADRVLPVENGELLADSIPGCEVEFVEGGAHLFFIEDADRVTDRIEEFLANV, from the coding sequence GTGCGACCGACCGTGCAAACCGCGGATCACGACGGCGTCGCCATCGCCTACGAGGAGCGCGGCCACGACCCGACGACCGCCGAAACCGTAGTCCTCTGCGAGGGACTCGGCTACGGCCGGTGGATGTGGAACTGGCAGGCGGAGGCATTGGCGGAGTCGTATCACGTTCTCCTGTGGGACAACAGAGGAACCGGCGAGTCGGACGTCCCCGAGGGACCGTACACTATCGAGGAGATGGCCGGCGACTTGGAGGCGGTCCTCGCAGACGTCGGCGTCGACTCCGCACACGTCGTCGGCGCGTCGATGGGCGGGATGGTCGCCCAGCGGTACGCCCTCGCCTACGACCGCGCCGCGTCGCTGACGCTGGTGTGTACCTCGCCGGGCGGCCCCGACGCTGCCCCGACACCGGAGGCGACGCTGGAGCGGATGTTCTCCGTCCCCGACGACGCGGATGCTCGTGAGGCGATCCGATATAAGATGGAACCTGCCGTCAGCGAGGGGTTCATCGAGCGAAACGAGGACCTCGTGGAGCGCATCGTCGACTGGCGACTCGACTCCGACGCCCCGCCGTCGGCCCGGCAGGCACAGGGAGCGGCCGTGCAGGCGTTCGACGCGAGCGACGAACTCGACGCCATCGACGTGCCGACGCTCGTCCTCCACGGCACCGCCGACCGCGTCCTACCAGTCGAGAACGGCGAACTGCTCGCCGACTCGATTCCGGGGTGTGAAGTCGAGTTCGTCGAGGGGGGTGCACACCTGTTCTTCATCGAAGACGCCGACCGCGTGACCGACCGTATCGAGGAGTTCCTCGCGAATGTCTGA
- a CDS encoding AMP-binding protein: MSERQSPDSAVAGGPDWIGDWSGRRAALSPGRVGLVDATTDRAFTYAELDERAAKTATCLHDAGVDHGDRVATLSRNRPALVDLFFATGKLGAGLAPLSHRLAPPEVAELLAASDPEVVVVEPETTDLAREAMADADLGDTEVLVAGDDADAVAATVDDVGGTAFESAVTTSDADNLEASGASLSDPHLLLHTGGSTGTPKQTVVPHRAVYWNSMTTVAAWGLRADDVTPMPFPLFHTGGWNVLTVPLFHIGGTVVIAREFDPGQVLDIVDRRDASVLVAVPAVLRMMQEHDDWQTTDLSSLRFAKSGGGPCRRSVLEAWWDRGVDLSQGYGLTECGPNNFAMPDDWPREKAAAVGVPAPHVSARVVDDEGGRVPEGDIGELELSSPAAADGYLNAPAESAETFGGGWVSTGDLARVDDDGYYHIEGRKKNMYVSGGENVFPAEVEDALTDHPRVREAVVIGVPDETWGTVGKAVLVGDESLKLGDLTDFLDGRLARFKHPKHLTFVDEVPYSGPSKIDRAAVRERFGRE, from the coding sequence ATGTCTGAGCGACAGTCGCCCGACTCGGCCGTCGCCGGGGGGCCAGATTGGATCGGCGACTGGTCGGGGCGGCGTGCCGCGCTCTCACCGGGCCGCGTCGGACTGGTCGACGCGACCACGGACCGAGCGTTCACGTACGCCGAGTTGGACGAGCGAGCAGCGAAGACGGCCACGTGTCTCCACGACGCCGGTGTCGACCACGGCGACCGCGTGGCGACGCTCTCACGGAACCGGCCAGCGCTCGTCGACTTGTTCTTCGCGACCGGGAAACTCGGCGCGGGGCTCGCCCCCCTCTCGCATCGCCTCGCACCGCCGGAGGTGGCCGAACTCCTCGCCGCCAGCGACCCCGAAGTGGTCGTCGTCGAACCGGAGACTACCGACCTCGCTCGTGAAGCGATGGCCGACGCAGACCTCGGCGACACCGAAGTGCTCGTCGCAGGCGACGACGCCGACGCGGTCGCAGCGACCGTCGACGACGTCGGTGGTACGGCCTTCGAGTCTGCAGTGACGACGAGTGACGCCGACAACCTCGAGGCTTCGGGGGCCTCGCTATCGGACCCACATCTCCTCCTCCACACGGGGGGGTCGACAGGAACGCCGAAGCAGACGGTCGTTCCCCACCGCGCAGTGTACTGGAACTCGATGACGACCGTCGCGGCGTGGGGCCTGCGGGCAGACGACGTGACGCCGATGCCGTTCCCGTTGTTTCACACTGGCGGCTGGAACGTCCTCACGGTCCCCCTGTTCCACATAGGCGGCACAGTCGTCATCGCCCGCGAGTTCGACCCGGGCCAGGTACTCGATATCGTCGACCGTCGCGACGCGAGTGTGTTGGTCGCGGTGCCGGCGGTCCTGCGGATGATGCAAGAGCACGACGACTGGCAGACGACCGATCTCTCGTCGCTTCGGTTCGCGAAGTCCGGGGGCGGCCCGTGTCGGCGGTCGGTGCTGGAGGCGTGGTGGGACCGCGGCGTTGACCTCTCGCAGGGGTACGGCCTCACCGAGTGTGGCCCGAACAACTTCGCGATGCCCGACGACTGGCCTCGCGAGAAGGCCGCCGCAGTCGGCGTACCCGCGCCGCACGTCTCCGCTCGCGTCGTCGACGACGAGGGCGGTCGAGTTCCGGAGGGCGACATCGGCGAACTCGAACTATCGAGTCCCGCCGCGGCGGACGGCTACCTGAACGCGCCGGCGGAGTCGGCGGAGACCTTCGGCGGCGGGTGGGTGTCCACCGGCGACCTCGCTCGCGTCGACGACGACGGCTACTACCACATAGAGGGGCGCAAGAAGAATATGTACGTCAGCGGCGGCGAGAACGTCTTCCCGGCCGAGGTGGAGGACGCACTGACGGACCACCCGCGAGTCCGTGAGGCTGTCGTCATCGGCGTCCCCGACGAGACGTGGGGGACGGTCGGGAAGGCCGTCCTCGTCGGCGACGAGTCGCTGAAGCTCGGGGACCTCACCGACTTCCTCGACGGGCGACTCGCCCGGTTCAAGCACCCGAAACACCTCACGTTTGTCGACGAGGTGCCGTACTCTGGGCCCTCGAAAATCGACCGTGCGGCAGTTCGCGAGCGGTTCGGCAGGGAGTGA
- a CDS encoding helix-turn-helix domain-containing protein, which produces MIDVTLDMEQYDCPFIHATEEHDLAFSAVHWEFDTTSDTLETRMVVEGDDRESLGQGLSELRDHDGLRDYTLLSKTGGVAHIRSVIDETAAMETIRNGGGYITGPFYIADGSELWHIGFDDRGEADGTLSRLDRDNEYEVLERDEPDLPELQGFIQNAGAAMTLIEGCKDLSDVERQTLETAASEGYFESPRSATLGTLAEEFDVSKPAVSKNLRRGQRKMLQRVVDAIGELK; this is translated from the coding sequence ATGATCGACGTCACGCTGGATATGGAGCAGTACGACTGCCCGTTCATCCACGCCACCGAGGAACACGACCTGGCGTTCTCGGCGGTTCACTGGGAGTTCGACACCACCAGCGACACGCTCGAGACACGGATGGTCGTCGAGGGTGACGACCGAGAGTCGCTCGGGCAGGGGCTCTCGGAACTGCGCGACCACGATGGCCTCCGTGACTACACCCTCCTCTCGAAGACCGGCGGCGTCGCACACATCCGCAGCGTCATTGACGAGACGGCCGCGATGGAGACGATCCGCAACGGCGGTGGCTACATCACCGGACCGTTCTACATCGCCGATGGGTCGGAGCTGTGGCATATCGGCTTCGACGACCGCGGCGAGGCCGACGGCACCCTCTCGCGACTCGACCGCGACAACGAGTACGAGGTGCTCGAACGCGACGAACCAGACCTGCCCGAGTTGCAGGGGTTCATCCAGAACGCGGGCGCGGCGATGACGCTCATCGAGGGGTGTAAAGACCTCTCGGACGTGGAACGCCAGACGCTGGAGACGGCCGCCTCGGAGGGCTACTTCGAAAGTCCGCGGTCGGCGACGCTGGGCACTCTCGCCGAGGAGTTCGACGTCTCCAAGCCCGCGGTGTCGAAGAATCTCCGCCGCGGCCAGCGGAAGATGCTCCAGCGGGTCGTCGACGCGATTGGCGAACTGAAGTAA
- a CDS encoding ABC transporter substrate-binding protein: protein MSERITRRRALAALGASGIAGLAGCAGGNGGTGGEETTAGDGEMTTESGDMEGTTAGGSGGASGTVKIGVLQPVSGDLQYYGQQAIWGFSSGMAYKAGGSPQVAAETGTQTVSVGDVDYELLVRDTQFSADTAQSLATNLVTDEDVDLLFGCTSSGAATRVSQTVAKQAGVPLIIGPAASAAVTSESESCGENVFRTSENTAMDARSGGKYVAQESDVSRVYLFGADYSFGRAVVNNYEEVLTNEGVEIVGKRFVPRGYSEWEGLLDNAEEAGAEGIVGGFTVATLPNLFTSYLNGDYSYTIFGGLATEITNNVVGSLLQNQLGTPLTQEKLDGLGVGPFTTRYHWNQYDNEINSTFVEEYVNAYGKVPDLFTSGTFTAASAIVQAVEESGSTAGSDIASAMRGMTVADSPKGTDAYTFQEYNNQARSEMTVANVVPTADEWSDSWGAPIQPSEPVARISADETTIPSDGDGMNCSL from the coding sequence ATGAGTGAGCGTATCACACGGCGGCGGGCGCTGGCGGCGCTGGGTGCCTCGGGCATCGCAGGGCTGGCCGGTTGCGCTGGCGGCAACGGTGGCACAGGTGGCGAAGAGACGACTGCGGGTGATGGCGAGATGACGACAGAGAGTGGCGATATGGAAGGTACCACAGCAGGAGGTTCGGGCGGGGCGTCGGGAACGGTGAAGATCGGTGTCCTCCAGCCCGTATCTGGTGACCTCCAGTACTACGGACAACAGGCGATCTGGGGATTCTCGTCGGGGATGGCGTACAAGGCCGGTGGCTCGCCGCAGGTGGCTGCCGAGACCGGCACGCAGACGGTGAGCGTGGGCGACGTCGACTACGAACTACTGGTTCGCGACACCCAGTTCTCCGCGGACACTGCGCAGTCGCTGGCGACGAACCTCGTCACCGACGAGGACGTCGACCTCCTGTTCGGCTGTACGTCTTCGGGCGCGGCGACGCGCGTGAGCCAGACGGTCGCCAAACAGGCCGGTGTCCCGTTGATCATCGGGCCGGCGGCGTCGGCGGCGGTCACCTCCGAGTCGGAGTCGTGCGGTGAGAACGTGTTCCGCACCTCGGAGAACACTGCGATGGACGCTCGTTCGGGCGGGAAGTACGTCGCCCAGGAGTCGGACGTCTCCCGAGTGTACCTGTTCGGCGCGGACTACTCGTTCGGCCGCGCGGTCGTCAACAACTATGAAGAGGTCCTCACGAACGAGGGCGTCGAGATCGTCGGCAAGCGGTTCGTCCCCCGTGGCTACAGCGAGTGGGAAGGGCTCCTCGACAACGCCGAAGAGGCAGGCGCGGAGGGTATCGTCGGTGGGTTTACCGTCGCCACCCTGCCGAACCTGTTCACCTCCTATCTCAACGGCGACTACTCGTACACGATCTTCGGCGGCCTCGCCACCGAGATCACGAACAACGTCGTCGGGAGCCTCCTCCAGAACCAACTGGGGACGCCGCTGACCCAAGAGAAACTCGACGGCCTCGGTGTCGGGCCGTTCACGACGCGCTACCACTGGAACCAGTACGACAACGAGATCAACTCGACGTTCGTCGAGGAGTACGTCAATGCGTACGGGAAGGTTCCGGACCTGTTCACCTCGGGGACGTTCACCGCTGCTTCTGCCATCGTGCAGGCGGTCGAGGAGAGCGGTTCGACCGCCGGATCGGACATCGCCTCCGCGATGCGCGGGATGACCGTCGCCGACTCACCGAAGGGGACGGACGCGTACACGTTCCAAGAGTACAACAACCAGGCCCGCTCGGAGATGACCGTCGCAAACGTCGTGCCGACGGCCGACGAGTGGAGCGACTCGTGGGGCGCACCGATCCAGCCGAGCGAGCCAGTGGCCCGCATCTCGGCAGACGAGACCACCATCCCGAGCGACGGCGACGGGATGAACTGCTCACTGTAA
- a CDS encoding ABC transporter ATP-binding protein, translating into MLRTRGLTKQFGGLTAVDDVDFELGDDELCSLIGPNGAGKTTFFNLLTGVLTPSAGSVELRDPAETAAEESSADDDSGVRWRDLTGAAPHEVASLGVHRSYQVTNVFTNSTVLENVRVAAQAADGAGTNFWRNAGQLDKYIEEAYDILDRVDLADSADQPASALSHGAKRQLEVGVALAGDPDVLLLDEPNAGVSSESVDRVVNLIEDVATDHAVLLVEHNMDIVMEVSDRVVVLNQGAVIADDEPSVVRDDPEVQKAYLGGYEPGTAGEADGTDAVPDDGGEPA; encoded by the coding sequence ATGCTCCGCACGAGAGGCCTGACGAAGCAGTTTGGCGGCCTCACCGCGGTCGACGACGTGGATTTCGAGTTGGGTGACGACGAACTCTGCTCGCTGATCGGACCGAACGGCGCGGGCAAGACGACGTTCTTCAACCTCCTGACGGGGGTGTTGACGCCAAGCGCTGGCTCCGTCGAACTCCGCGACCCCGCCGAGACCGCAGCGGAAGAGTCGTCCGCAGACGATGACTCCGGGGTCCGCTGGCGCGACCTCACCGGTGCGGCACCCCACGAGGTCGCCTCGTTGGGCGTCCATCGCTCGTACCAGGTGACGAACGTCTTCACGAACTCGACCGTGTTGGAGAACGTCCGAGTGGCCGCACAGGCGGCCGATGGCGCGGGCACGAACTTCTGGCGCAACGCCGGCCAACTGGACAAGTACATCGAAGAGGCGTACGACATCCTCGACCGCGTCGACCTCGCGGACAGCGCTGACCAACCGGCCAGCGCCCTATCCCACGGCGCGAAACGCCAACTAGAGGTCGGGGTCGCTCTCGCTGGCGACCCGGACGTCCTCTTGTTGGACGAACCGAACGCTGGTGTCTCCTCCGAGAGCGTCGACCGCGTCGTCAACCTCATCGAAGACGTTGCCACCGACCACGCGGTGCTGCTCGTCGAGCACAACATGGACATCGTGATGGAGGTATCCGACCGAGTGGTCGTGCTGAATCAGGGCGCGGTCATCGCCGACGACGAACCGTCGGTCGTTCGCGACGACCCCGAGGTGCAGAAGGCGTACCTCGGCGGCTACGAACCTGGAACCGCGGGTGAAGCCGATGGGACCGACGCGGTTCCCGACGACGGAGGTGAGCCAGCGTGA
- a CDS encoding ABC transporter ATP-binding protein, with translation MAATADRSDPLLSLSGVQTYYGDSHVLEGVDLDVYEGEVVALMGRNGVGKTTTLRSILQLTPPREGSIRYRGEELVGKETHEVAQAGVGWIPEDRRMFAQLTVEENVRAAVPDADDAATGLDLAFDTFPDLRDRRAAKAGDLSGGQQQMLAIARGLVGDNDLLLVDEPSEGLAPLIVEAVAEALTKTATDTTMLLVEQNLPLALDLADRFYVLDHGTVVDEGETSEVDADADRLRRYLSA, from the coding sequence ATGGCCGCAACCGCCGACCGCAGCGACCCACTCCTGTCGCTGTCGGGCGTCCAGACCTACTACGGAGACAGTCACGTCCTCGAAGGCGTCGACCTCGACGTGTACGAGGGTGAGGTCGTCGCGCTGATGGGACGCAACGGCGTCGGCAAGACGACGACGCTCCGCTCCATCCTCCAGTTGACGCCACCACGCGAGGGCTCGATCCGGTATCGCGGCGAGGAACTCGTCGGGAAGGAGACCCACGAAGTCGCACAGGCGGGCGTCGGCTGGATCCCCGAGGACCGCCGGATGTTCGCCCAACTCACCGTCGAGGAGAACGTTCGCGCCGCCGTCCCCGACGCCGACGACGCGGCCACTGGGCTGGATCTGGCGTTCGATACCTTCCCCGACCTCCGCGACCGACGAGCCGCGAAAGCGGGCGACCTCTCGGGCGGACAACAGCAGATGCTCGCCATCGCCCGCGGACTGGTCGGAGACAACGACCTCTTGCTCGTCGACGAACCGAGCGAGGGACTCGCGCCGCTCATCGTCGAGGCCGTCGCGGAGGCGCTGACGAAGACGGCGACGGACACGACGATGTTGCTGGTCGAACAGAACCTCCCGCTTGCGCTGGACCTAGCTGACCGATTCTACGTCCTTGACCACGGCACGGTCGTCGACGAGGGCGAGACGAGTGAGGTCGACGCCGACGCTGACCGACTCAGGAGGTATCTCTCGGCGTGA
- a CDS encoding branched-chain amino acid ABC transporter permease: protein MSLALATVAPTAAVPVPLQFVDALVEFLAPSTLAEVVVRGLAEASLYVMIAAGLTLVFGLMGVLNFAHGSLTMLGAYLGGLVLVVTVAQSTGGVGRLLAFGVAVVVAFGALAALGGSIEVGLVRPIYDRPPLYQILLTFGVTLVLDELARIIVLFYGLQPSTVWQDVLGTKPTFLAESIGVAGVSASGLELFQVLFGVATVVGVHLFLTRTRYGLFVRAGGEDSEMLSALGVDVNRVFTVVFALGTGIAGAAGVLLAWDPAWGASVPLAAETLLPAFVVVIVGGLGTFRGTVVAALVVGLVDSTMTWWFQNFIDFTGLPEMVVFLVLVITLIVKPQGLYGVSEVGGH from the coding sequence GTGAGCCTCGCACTCGCTACCGTGGCCCCGACGGCCGCGGTGCCGGTTCCCCTGCAGTTCGTCGACGCTCTCGTCGAGTTCCTCGCACCGTCGACGCTCGCCGAAGTCGTCGTCCGAGGGCTCGCGGAGGCGAGCCTCTACGTGATGATTGCGGCCGGCCTGACGCTCGTGTTCGGGCTGATGGGCGTGCTCAACTTCGCCCACGGGTCGCTGACGATGCTCGGCGCGTACCTCGGTGGTTTAGTGCTCGTCGTGACCGTCGCGCAGTCGACCGGCGGCGTCGGACGACTGCTCGCGTTCGGCGTCGCCGTCGTCGTCGCGTTCGGCGCACTCGCCGCGCTGGGTGGGAGCATCGAGGTCGGCCTCGTCAGACCCATCTACGACCGGCCGCCGCTGTATCAGATCCTGCTCACGTTCGGCGTGACGCTCGTCCTCGACGAACTCGCGAGGATCATCGTGCTGTTCTACGGCCTTCAGCCGTCGACCGTCTGGCAGGACGTCCTCGGCACGAAGCCGACGTTCCTCGCGGAGTCTATCGGCGTCGCAGGCGTCTCTGCGAGCGGGTTGGAACTGTTTCAGGTCCTCTTCGGCGTCGCCACCGTCGTCGGCGTCCACCTGTTCCTCACGCGAACGCGCTACGGCCTGTTCGTCCGGGCGGGCGGCGAGGACAGCGAGATGCTGTCGGCGCTCGGCGTCGACGTGAACCGCGTGTTCACCGTCGTCTTCGCGCTTGGGACCGGCATCGCCGGTGCCGCGGGCGTCCTGCTCGCGTGGGACCCCGCGTGGGGCGCGTCCGTCCCGTTGGCCGCGGAGACGCTGCTTCCGGCGTTCGTCGTCGTCATCGTCGGTGGCCTCGGGACCTTCCGAGGAACGGTCGTCGCAGCACTCGTCGTCGGCCTCGTCGACTCGACGATGACGTGGTGGTTCCAGAACTTCATCGACTTCACCGGCCTGCCGGAGATGGTCGTGTTCCTCGTCCTCGTGATCACACTGATCGTGAAGCCGCAGGGCCTGTACGGCGTCTCGGAGGTGGGGGGCCATTAG
- a CDS encoding branched-chain amino acid ABC transporter permease produces the protein MGSATRTDTETAWYRQYVEDHLVHLLVVFAFAAYPGVYTLLVNSGLSAEFTALLPRIETLVVVLFFALFAMSFDFISGYTGYLSFGHAAFYGTGAYLVVLAANDKLPLLGPETPFMLLIVLAGLTAAVVALAIGSVSFRLSGVYFAMITLGFSQVLYVFIRDWDFVSSAPRDGVAVTGTTEGFRIGVPGVDSLNVAIGQLTGDSIEGMLGFIDLSPTEVSFYAIGVIVLVCYLALQRLVHSPFGRTLIAIRENEERARAVGYNTYAYKLGAFVASGFFAGIAGALFAGFRRSVTPENGFYFLVAGDALLASIIGGFGTLAGPLYGRLFDETVREFLSKEGGGGGLLPYLRANVGDATLATEIYNGLTVAEAINTFLNGHAALYVGLLFVLFVLYVPNGLLGTARDRLGGTLAKAVPRHVRRWFDE, from the coding sequence ATGGGGTCGGCGACGAGAACCGACACGGAGACCGCGTGGTACCGGCAGTACGTCGAGGACCACCTCGTCCACCTGCTGGTCGTGTTCGCGTTCGCCGCGTACCCCGGCGTCTACACCCTGCTCGTGAACTCCGGGCTGTCCGCGGAGTTCACGGCGCTGTTACCCCGTATCGAGACGCTCGTCGTGGTGCTGTTCTTCGCGCTGTTCGCGATGTCGTTCGACTTCATCAGCGGCTACACTGGCTACCTCTCGTTCGGCCACGCCGCGTTCTACGGAACCGGCGCGTATCTCGTCGTCCTCGCGGCCAACGACAAACTCCCGCTACTCGGCCCGGAGACGCCGTTTATGCTGTTGATCGTCCTCGCAGGCCTCACCGCGGCGGTCGTCGCCCTCGCCATCGGGAGCGTCTCGTTCCGACTGTCGGGTGTCTACTTCGCGATGATCACGCTCGGCTTTTCGCAGGTGCTGTACGTGTTCATCCGCGACTGGGACTTCGTCAGTTCCGCACCGCGCGACGGCGTCGCGGTGACGGGGACGACCGAAGGGTTCCGGATCGGTGTTCCGGGGGTCGACTCGCTCAACGTCGCCATCGGCCAGTTGACCGGCGACTCCATCGAGGGCATGCTCGGCTTCATCGATCTGTCGCCGACGGAGGTGTCGTTCTACGCCATCGGTGTGATCGTCCTCGTCTGCTATCTCGCACTCCAGCGACTCGTCCACTCGCCGTTCGGACGGACGCTGATCGCCATCCGCGAGAACGAGGAGCGTGCCCGTGCGGTCGGCTACAACACCTACGCTTACAAACTGGGCGCGTTCGTCGCCTCGGGCTTCTTCGCCGGTATCGCGGGAGCGCTGTTCGCGGGCTTCCGGCGGTCGGTGACGCCCGAGAATGGCTTCTACTTTCTCGTCGCCGGCGACGCCTTGCTGGCGTCGATTATCGGCGGGTTCGGTACGCTCGCCGGCCCCCTGTACGGTCGACTGTTCGACGAGACGGTTCGGGAGTTCCTCTCGAAGGAGGGCGGTGGCGGCGGCTTGCTGCCGTACCTCCGCGCGAACGTCGGCGACGCGACGCTCGCGACCGAGATATACAACGGGCTGACCGTCGCCGAGGCGATCAACACGTTCCTCAACGGCCACGCCGCGCTGTACGTCGGCCTGCTGTTCGTGCTGTTCGTCCTCTACGTGCCGAACGGCCTGCTCGGAACCGCCCGCGACCGCCTCGGTGGAACGCTCGCGAAGGCCGTCCCACGCCACGTTCGGCGGTGGTTCGATGAGTGA